One genomic region from Amia ocellicauda isolate fAmiCal2 chromosome 4, fAmiCal2.hap1, whole genome shotgun sequence encodes:
- the LOC136748447 gene encoding neurensin-1 gives MAGCPELPCCPHCSGSSGAQTFGVRSYLHLFYEDCTFSAPQDQAELQPKRAPVSRTSWPSLLWKACLTTGVLLAVTGGLALAMGVLVPPRIEGFGEGELLVVDERAIRHNRALAACRMAGGLLLALGGTPLLACVLALPVCRVMERIRDNSFSSSSSPCCCTPDSRPICRRVPNTRFTPCVSPIHTALPIALSPKLSIQPRARP, from the exons ATGGCCGGCTGTCCAGAGCTGCCCTGCTGCCCTCATTGCTCCGGTAGTTCAGGGGCCCAGACTTTCGGGGTGCGCTCCTACCTGCACCTCTTCTATGAGGACTGCACCTTCTCAGCACCCCAAGACCAGGCGGAGCTGCAGCCAAAGAGGGCACCCGTCTCTAGGACCTCCTGGCCCTCGTTGCTCTGGAAG GCCTGCCTCACCACCGGAGTGCTGCTGGCAGTGACGGGGGGGCTGGCCCTGGCCATGGGCGTCCTGGTGCCACCCAGGATCGAGGGCTTCGGAGAGGGAGAGCTGCTAGTGGTGGATGAACGCGCGATCCGGCACAACCGTGCTCTGGCTGCCTGCCGCATGGCGGGGGGGCTGCTGCTGGCCCTGGGGGGCACACCTCTCCTGGCCTGCGTCCTGGCGCTGCCCGTGTGCCGGGTGATGGAGAGGATCAGGGACAAcagcttctcctcctcctcctccccctgctGCTGCACCCCCGACAGCAGGCCCATCTGCAGGCGTGTGCCGAACACCAGGTTCACTCCCTGCGTGTCGCCCATCCACACCGCGCTGCCCATCGCACTGTCACCCAAACTCTCCATCCAGCCCAGAGCGAGGCCTTGA